Genomic DNA from candidate division WOR-3 bacterium:
CAGGGCCGAGCCGGTTTTTCCTCAGGCAACCGGTGCTTGCAGGTCCTTATGCGGAATATCCGCTTCACCGCTTTCAACGCCTTGCGCAGTTCGCGGACCGAAGTGTACGGCCCGAAGAAAACCGACCCGTCTTGCTTCAGATTACGGGTGACAAAAATGCGCGGAAACGGCTCTGCCATCGTAATCTTCAAGTAGGGAAACTTCTTGTCGTCCCGTAGCCGCACATTGTAGCGCGGCTTGTTCATCTTGATGAGATTCTCCTCCAGAACCAGTGCTTCCACTTCGGAACGCGTGACCACTGTTTCTAAGTCTGCCAGCCGGCGCTGCATCGCGGCAAGCCGGGGATTGTCAGCAGGCTGGGTGTAAGCCCGGAGCCGGTCACGCAGACACCGCGCCTTGCCGATGTAGATAACCCGCCCCCTGGCGTCCTTCAGTAGATAGACGCCCGGACTTTCCGGCGTCTGCGCCACCTTTTCAGCAAAAGACATGGCGAAGAATTCTAGGGCTCAGGGAGTCAGGAGATCAAGCGTGCGGAAGTCCAAAACCGGACACTCGACCCCTCCTTTTGCCCCCTAGCCTTTCACTACTCCCAGCGGCTTCATCCTCGCTACCCTACGCGCAATGCCGGCCCGGTGGCACACATCCACCACCGCATCCACATCCTTGTACGCATCCGGCACTTCCTCACGCAGCACCTCCCTGCTTGCCGCCATCACCATTATGCCCTTGGCCTGTAATTCCTCGGCCACGTTGCGGTGCTTAGTCTCTTCCAGCGCCTTGGTGCGCGACCATACCCGTCCCGCGCCATGACAGGCAGAACCAAAAGTCTCTTTTGCCGCGGTTTCAGTGCCAACAAGAAGATACGAACTCGTGCCCATATCTCCGGGAATCAATACCGGCTGTCCCAAGTGACGATACTTTGCCGGCAGGGCCGGATGGCCTGGCGGAAAAGCCCTGGTTGCACCCTTGCGGTGCACACACAGCTTCATCCTCTTTCCGTTCACCTCGTGCTCTTCGAACTTAGCAATATTGTGTGCCACATCATACACCTGCGTCATACCAAGCTGTTCAACCGGGAGACCAAGCACCTGACTGAATGCCTCCCGTACCCAGTGGGCAATCGCTTGCCGGTTCGCCCAAGCGTAATTGGCCGCACACACCATTGCCCCGAAATACAACCTGCCCTCACGCGACTCAATCGGCGCACAGGCCAGTTGCTTATCCACCAGCTCCACGCCGTACTTTCGCGCCGCAGCCACGAGCGTCTTCACATTGTCATCGCAAATCTGATATCCCAGTCCGCGCGAGCCGGTATGAATCATCACCGTAATCTGCCCAGGCCAGATGCCCAAAGCTTCGGCCGCTTTCTGGTCATACACTTCGACAACTTCCTGAATCTCGAGGAAGTGGTTTCCCGCGCCCAGGGTGCCCAGTTGTGGCATACCCCGCTCCAGAGCCCGGGCCGAAACTCCAGCCAGGTCTGCACCAGCCATTTCGCCGTGCTCCTCGGTGTATTCCAAGTCTTCCTC
This window encodes:
- a CDS encoding RtcB family protein — encoded protein: MANWNGPLERIGDTRLRIPKSYKPQMHVDGIIYADANLLEDIKRDQAPEQVANVATLPGIVGQSMAMPDIHWGYGFPIGGVAAFRIDDGIVSPGGVGYDINCGVRLLRTKLSREDLKPELLRKLVYSIYNNVPSGVGSKGKIRISQAVVQQVLTKGARWAVEQGYGTEEDLEYTEEHGEMAGADLAGVSARALERGMPQLGTLGAGNHFLEIQEVVEVYDQKAAEALGIWPGQITVMIHTGSRGLGYQICDDNVKTLVAAARKYGVELVDKQLACAPIESREGRLYFGAMVCAANYAWANRQAIAHWVREAFSQVLGLPVEQLGMTQVYDVAHNIAKFEEHEVNGKRMKLCVHRKGATRAFPPGHPALPAKYRHLGQPVLIPGDMGTSSYLLVGTETAAKETFGSACHGAGRVWSRTKALEETKHRNVAEELQAKGIMVMAASREVLREEVPDAYKDVDAVVDVCHRAGIARRVARMKPLGVVKG